The Carassius carassius chromosome 9, fCarCar2.1, whole genome shotgun sequence genome includes a region encoding these proteins:
- the LOC132148803 gene encoding transcription factor 20-like translates to MDPLKQADVVKLQESVDLSVGCRPSPLKTHSLEGLDPGKKPGWCGITSGSKSLNMSESPYISKPNSPDRPEPGSRHHGTRTGGTSSHGSYSVALPPINGLPSVAHHRMTDDSDYHMEMDDVLTQTKNRLKKADCVLGDRMHAEDILTSCGESYLSDTLSKDSSCLPQDFSAAAYTLRSTSSASIETLSSECTGAKKTSPHSVDYISSADDSDVIEVPVSNSRCRTPPSCCFRTHSVIVHERTRGNSSVKREAAMDLSPKHVNEVCALDEAGLEARDGKAGSESKSLLSWMESVCVPVSPEDSDQDTDAASPRNFPSTSDAENTRVFKSPQSRALSSASSRQRKTPASKSRKQAKPRPKRAPPVGKSAKRPRRKPRSSGPSPMFSAQEPEIKLKYAKHKEEKREIRPDGFTPYVHMELSSCTIVSFREEDVYSTKKGSQQAVSGAVPKTSCLQLGRVGSDSRSQVRRFCCLCGRAGNVEGLGDLHGPYCDLDSLEDGGSRSVRQQRKENCSESVKCSEHWVHEDCSIWTAGVFLVKGKLYGLEEAIRLAQGTVCSYCHMVGATLGCFFKDCPHKYHFPCALQSDSALNEENFTIRCPKHKNKTSRASVSRLKNR, encoded by the exons ATGGACCCTTTGAAACAGGCTGATGTGGTGAAGCTTCAGGAGTCTGTGGATCTGTCCGTGGGCTGCAGGCCGAGTCCTTTAAAGACACACTCCCTGGAGGGGCTGGATCCGGGGAAGAAGCCCGGCTGGTGTGGCATTACCTCAGGAAGCAAGAGCCTTAACATGTCCGAGTCTCCATACATCAGCAAACCCAATTCACCTGATCGCCCTGAACCAGGATCCAGGCATCACGGGACAAGGACTGGTGGCACGTCATCCCACGGGTCCTACTCTGTAGCACTCCCCCCAATCAATGGCTTGCCATCTGTGGCTCACCACAGAATGACGGATGACAGTGACTACCATATGGAAATGGATGATGTGTTAACCCAAACTAAAAATCGTCTCAAGAAAGCAGATTGTGTGTTGGGCGACAGGATGCATGCAGAAGACATTTTGACCAGTTGTGGTGAATCATACTTGAGTGACACGCTGTCGAAGGACTCATCGTGTTTACCTCAGGACTTCAGCGCCGCTGCATACACACTACGATCCACCAGCTCCGCGTCCATTGAGACGCTCTCATCCGAATGTACCGGCGCTAAAAAAACCTCTCCGCACTCCGTCGACTACATCTCCAGTGCAGATGACAGTGACGTCATTGAGGTGCCAGTCAGCAACTCCAGATGCAGGACGCCTCCGAGCTGCTGCTTCCGAACGCACAGCGTTATCGTTCATGAGAGAACACGAGGAAATTCCTCCGTGAAGCGGGAAGCTGCAATGGACCTCTCTCCCAAACATGTGAATGAAGTCTGTGCCCTGGATGAAGCTGGTTTGGAAGCCCGTGATGGTAAAGCTGGCTCTGAATCCAAGTCGTTGCTGTCATGGATGGAGTCGGTCTGTGTTCCCGTATCTCCAGAAGACAGCGATCAAGACACGGATGCTGCTTCTCCTAGAAACTTCCCATCTACCTCGGATGCAGAAAACACAAGGGTCTTCAAGTCTCCACAGAGCAGGGCTTTATCTTCAGCGTCAAGCCGTCAACGGAAAACTCCGGCCTCGAAGAGTAGGAAACAGGCGAAACCAAGACCCAAGagagcgccacctgttggcaaatCAGCAAAGAGACCACGCCGAAAACCTCGCTCCTCTGGACCTTCACCCATGTTTTCTGCTCAAGAGCCGGAgatcaaactgaaatatgcaaagcacaaagaagagaagagagagatcAGGCCAGACGGCTTCACCCCGTACGTTCACATGGAGCTCTCATCCTGCACAATCGTCAGTTTCAGGGAAGAAGACGTTTATTCGACAAAGAAAGGGTCACAGCAGGCGGTCTCGGGGGCCGTCCCGAAGACGTCCTGTTTGCAGCTGGGCCGTGTTGGCTCCGACTCCAGGTCACAGGTCAGGCGTTTCTGCTGCCTGTGTGGAAGAGCTGGCAATGTTGAAGGCCTTGGGGACTTGCATGGACCGTACTGTGATTTGGACAGTTTGGAGGACGGTGGGTCCCGGTCTGTCAGACAGCAGAGGAAGGAGAACTGCTCGGAGAGCGTTAAGTGTAGTGAGCACTGGGTACATGAGGACTGTAGCATCTGGACTGCAGGCGTCTTTTTGGTTAAAGGGAAACTCTACGGACTGGAGGAAGCCATCCGGCTCGCACAAGGAAca GTGTGTTCGTACTGTCACATGGTTGGTGCCACTTTgggatgtttttttaaagattgcCCCCATAAGTACCACTTCCCCTGTGCCCTGCAGTCAG ACAGTGCGCTCAACGAGGAGAACTTCACCATAAGATGCCCGAAGCACAAG AATAAAACATCCAGAGCGAGTGTTAGCAGGCTGAAGAACAGATGA